Proteins encoded together in one Penicillium digitatum chromosome 1, complete sequence window:
- a CDS encoding Glutathione peroxidase produces MSSATSFFDFEPVDKKGAPFPLSSLSGKVVLVVNTASKCGFTPQFEGLEKLYQNLKTQYPEDFTVIGFPCNQFGSQDPGSDDEIQSFCQLNYGVTFPVLGKLDVNGANAAPVWTFLKEQQPGIMGLKRVKWNFEKFLVSANGKVVNRWASLTKPEALQDTIVQEIEKAKKEGTLASLKKSEAGAEQA; encoded by the exons ATGTCGTCTGCTACATCTTTCTTCGACTTTGAGCCTGTTGATA AAAAGGGCGCACCCTTCCCCCTCTCATCGCTGAGCGGTAAGGTCGTGCTTGTCGTGAACACGGCCTCGAAATGCGGCTTCACGCCTCAGTTTGAAGGCCTGGAGAAGCTTTACCAGAATTTGAAGACCCAGTACCCTGAAGACTTCACCGTCATCGGGTTCCCGTGCAACCAGTTCGGCAGCCAGGACCCTGGCTCGGACGATGAGATCCAGTCTTTCTGTCAGCTCAACTACGGCGTCACATTCCCCGTTCTCGGAAAACTGGATGTGAATGGCGCAAACGCTGCACCTGTGTGGACTTTCCTGAAGGAGCAGCAGCCTGGAATCATGGGATTGAAGCGCGTTAAGTGGAATTTTGAGAAGTTCCTCGTCTCCGCCAATGGCAAGGTTGTCAACCGGTGGGCTTCCCTTACCAAGCCCGAGGCTCTTCAGGACACAATTGTTCAGGAGATCGAGAAGGCGAAGAAGGAGGGCACTCTTGCCTCGCTGAAGAAGAGTGAGGCTGGTGCTGAGCAAGCTTAG
- a CDS encoding Translin, C-terminal yields the protein MIDQRIFENLQTKIDEETTVRDELHEIVQTLARRGRSTQAILSRAHSTPAGQLKPVLDDVTKEILAQKEEVARLKAVADQHPFYKYNGLWTRELQNLVASIELCAWLGGLQEHKGPSSTSFMTIEDVGKFLDIPFNLKEQDAFHLTIEEYLLAVITMVEELARLAVNSVTLGDYTRPMQIGNFVKEVFAGFQLLNLKNDILRKRSDGIKYSVKKVEDVVYDLSLRNLVPKAGSSA from the exons ATGATTGACCAACGTATTTTCGAAAATCTCCAGACGAAGATTGACGAGGAGACCACCGTTCGGGAT GAGCTACATGAGATTGTTCAAACACTCGCCAGAAGAG GACGTTCCACACAGGCTATCCTGTCGCGGGCTCATTCCACGCCCGCTGGTCAGT TGAAGCCCGTGCTTGATGATGTCACCAAAGAAATCCTTGCCCAGAAGGAAGAGGTTGCTCGCCTGAAGGCCGTGGCAGACCAACACCCCTTCTACAAGTACAATGGACTGTGGACCCGTGAGCTACAAAACCTG GTCGCCTCTATTGAGCTATGCGCATGGCTGGGAGGGCTACAAGAGCACAAGGGACCCAGCTCAACATCTTTCATGACCATTGAGGATGTGGGCAAGTTCCTGGACA TTCCTTTTAACCTAAAGGAGCAGGATGCTTTCCACTTGACAATTGAGGAGTACCTGCTAGCAGTGATTACCATGGTTGAGGAACTG GCTCGCTTGGCTGTCAACTCTGTCACCCTGGGTGATTACACCCGTCCAATGCAGATTGGAAACTTCGTTAAGGAGGTGTTCGCTGGATTCCAGCTCTTGAATTTGAAGAACGATATCCTGCGCAAGCGCAGCGACGGTATCAAATACAGT GTCAAGAAGGTTGAGGATGTGGTCTACGATCTGTCGCTACGGAACCTGGTTCCCAAGGCTGGTTCCTCTGCTTGA